The following proteins come from a genomic window of Mammaliicoccus sp. Marseille-Q6498:
- a CDS encoding HD domain-containing protein has protein sequence MGVHQYFKSLSDLEKLVRCPGKFKYQDHNVAAHSFKVTKIAQYLATVEEQNGQEIDWKLVYEKALNHDYPEIFTGDIKTPVKYASYEIKKLFSQVEEEMIDKFITEEFPEQYQEIYRHRLQEGKDDSIEGQILSVADKIDLLYESFGEIQKRNPEPLFFEIYESSLETIMQFDHLSSVQDFIQHILPDMLQEKFIPRSELREITMTILEKRETKRS, from the coding sequence ATGGGGGTACATCAATATTTTAAGAGTTTATCAGATTTAGAGAAATTAGTAAGATGTCCAGGGAAGTTTAAATATCAAGACCATAATGTTGCGGCACATTCATTTAAAGTGACGAAGATTGCACAATATTTGGCAACAGTGGAAGAACAGAACGGACAAGAAATAGATTGGAAATTGGTTTATGAAAAAGCACTAAACCACGATTATCCTGAAATCTTTACAGGAGACATTAAGACACCTGTAAAATATGCATCTTATGAAATTAAAAAATTATTCTCTCAAGTTGAAGAAGAGATGATAGATAAATTTATAACAGAAGAATTTCCAGAACAATATCAAGAAATATACCGACATAGACTACAAGAAGGAAAAGATGATAGTATTGAAGGGCAAATATTGAGCGTTGCTGATAAAATTGATTTACTTTATGAGTCATTCGGAGAAATTCAAAAACGTAATCCAGAACCTTTATTCTTTGAAATATATGAAAGTTCTTTAGAAACGATTATGCAATTCGATCATTTGTCATCTGTACAAGATTTTATTCAACATATTCTACCGGATATGCTGCAAGAAAAATTTATTCCACGTTCGGAATTAAGAGAAATTACAATGACAATTCTTGAAAAACGTGAAACAAAAAGGAGTTAA
- a CDS encoding TlpA disulfide reductase family protein: MKKWLKIILVLILISIIGISVYKVININEFQTKNQFQERQGKQTFQNSHPATGLNVSDENVKSFKALEPTELKKVTSKNDITVINLFASWCDPCKREMPELVKYAKQHENGVELIGLNVKDKHKSAEELLKDVGVNYKVFVAEDDFLKKFKTYNIPTTLFVDKNGKIEKVYVGELTEKTLNNLVTQVKEEH, encoded by the coding sequence ATGAAAAAATGGTTAAAAATCATATTAGTATTAATTTTAATTAGCATTATCGGAATAAGTGTTTATAAAGTTATAAATATTAATGAGTTTCAAACTAAAAATCAATTTCAAGAACGGCAAGGTAAACAAACTTTTCAAAATAGTCATCCTGCGACAGGCTTAAATGTAAGTGATGAGAATGTAAAGTCTTTTAAAGCACTTGAACCAACAGAATTGAAAAAGGTCACTTCAAAAAATGATATTACAGTTATTAATTTGTTTGCATCTTGGTGTGATCCATGTAAAAGAGAAATGCCTGAACTTGTTAAATATGCAAAGCAACATGAAAATGGTGTCGAATTAATCGGACTTAATGTTAAAGATAAGCATAAATCTGCTGAAGAATTATTAAAAGATGTAGGTGTAAATTACAAAGTCTTTGTTGCTGAAGATGATTTTTTGAAAAAGTTTAAAACGTATAATATACCTACTACTTTATTTGTCGATAAAAACGGAAAAATAGAAAAAGTGTATGTAGGCGAACTTACAGAAAAGACACTAAACAATTTAGTTACACAAGTTAAGGAGGAACATTAA